One window of the Methanobacterium sp. genome contains the following:
- a CDS encoding TspO/MBR family protein → MEGFKINEIPKLIASVFIVFISGAVGTLATLPQITTWYVTLAKPSWTPPNDWFGPIWTTIYILIGIALFLVWRQGLDRRDVRFTIGIFAVQLVLNVLWSLVFFGLHSILGGFILICLLWIAILANMIAFYVISKPAGLLFIPYIIWVSIASYLNYSVLMLN, encoded by the coding sequence ATGGAAGGTTTTAAGATAAATGAGATTCCAAAGTTAATTGCTTCTGTATTTATAGTTTTTATTTCTGGTGCAGTGGGAACTTTAGCCACTCTTCCCCAGATAACCACCTGGTATGTTACCCTGGCTAAACCAAGCTGGACTCCCCCTAATGATTGGTTTGGACCCATATGGACTACTATTTACATTCTCATTGGGATAGCTCTTTTCCTGGTGTGGAGACAGGGTTTAGATCGGCGTGATGTGAGATTCACAATAGGAATATTCGCAGTGCAACTGGTGTTGAACGTTCTATGGTCTCTGGTGTTTTTCGGATTGCATTCCATACTGGGCGGGTTCATACTGATCTGCTTACTCTGGATAGCCATACTAGCCAACATGATCGCCTTCTACGTCATATCCAAACCAGCAGGACTACTATTCATACCCTATATAATCTGGGTGAGCATTGCATCCTACCTGAATTACAGCGTGCTTATGTTGAACTAA
- a CDS encoding PAS domain S-box protein — MIRVRELEVQNLANILLVEDEMVEAMNLKRSLQSMNYNVVAIASYGEEAVEKAKKLKPDLILMDIILKGSMDGIAAAKAISKLEIPVIYVTALPDDATINRALISAPYGYLIKPFDFRKLKISIEVALYKKKMENKLKRSQDYYYQTIFENTGAATIIVEENNLISLVNMEFSSLTGYPKEEIEGKMMWTEFFAPEDIGQMEENHRLRRIDPDYAPRNYEARLVAIDDTIRYVYLTVTMLPGTRKSMVSILDMTELRRSKKVIEESREKFKSIFKNAAEAIILFDCQGNIIESNDKIEEIFGFKKEEIMGHNFMSIVAMMEMDYEEARIVFNHLISGNQLKQVEWAVKNKNGKEVIFRVRPSIIKNENSINGILLIMEDITELKKVENSLKHSLEEKEILLREIHHRVKNNLQIISSLLSLQRIQVEDKQTADILWECQGRVRTMAMIHENLYQSQDIGFINFSNYVEKLLYDIFNSYRVDKGSINLNTLIQSVEMGIETAMPCGLVINELATNSIKHAFPEGNGTIKVELKSDGKSYVLTFADDGIGLPQNVNPQKSKKLGLMVVKTLVNQLNGAMEIDRTNGTKFTIKFQELPYKERL; from the coding sequence ATGATTAGAGTACGGGAATTAGAGGTGCAAAATTTGGCAAATATTCTTCTGGTGGAAGATGAAATGGTGGAGGCCATGAATTTAAAAAGAAGCCTCCAATCAATGAATTATAATGTGGTAGCAATTGCATCCTATGGTGAAGAAGCAGTTGAAAAGGCCAAAAAATTAAAACCAGACCTCATCTTAATGGATATTATTTTAAAGGGCAGTATGGATGGGATAGCAGCTGCAAAAGCTATTTCAAAACTTGAAATACCAGTTATATATGTTACGGCTCTTCCTGATGATGCCACTATTAATCGGGCTCTTATCAGTGCACCCTACGGCTATTTAATCAAACCATTTGATTTTCGTAAATTAAAAATATCCATTGAAGTTGCTCTTTACAAGAAAAAGATGGAAAATAAACTTAAAAGATCTCAGGATTATTATTATCAAACTATTTTTGAAAATACAGGTGCCGCCACTATAATTGTGGAGGAGAATAATTTAATTTCCCTGGTAAATATGGAATTTTCTTCCTTGACTGGTTATCCCAAGGAAGAAATTGAGGGGAAAATGATGTGGACCGAGTTTTTTGCCCCGGAAGACATTGGGCAGATGGAAGAGAACCACCGTCTGCGTAGAATTGATCCAGATTACGCCCCACGCAATTATGAAGCGAGACTGGTTGCCATTGATGATACTATCCGGTATGTTTATTTAACGGTGACTATGCTGCCTGGCACCAGAAAAAGCATGGTATCAATTTTAGATATGACCGAGCTACGAAGATCTAAAAAAGTCATTGAAGAATCCAGAGAGAAGTTTAAAAGCATTTTTAAAAATGCTGCAGAGGCTATTATCCTATTTGACTGTCAGGGGAATATCATTGAATCCAATGACAAGATCGAGGAGATATTTGGTTTCAAAAAAGAGGAAATCATGGGACATAACTTCATGAGCATCGTTGCTATGATGGAAATGGATTATGAAGAGGCCAGAATAGTTTTCAACCATCTTATCTCTGGAAATCAGTTAAAACAGGTTGAATGGGCCGTAAAAAATAAAAATGGGAAAGAAGTAATTTTCAGGGTTCGGCCATCCATCATAAAAAATGAAAATAGCATAAATGGCATCTTGCTAATTATGGAAGACATAACTGAACTTAAAAAGGTTGAAAACAGTCTTAAGCATTCTTTAGAAGAAAAAGAGATTTTACTAAGGGAAATTCACCACAGGGTAAAGAATAATTTACAGATCATATCCAGTCTACTGAGTTTGCAGCGCATTCAAGTGGAAGATAAACAAACCGCGGATATATTGTGGGAGTGTCAGGGAAGAGTCAGGACCATGGCCATGATTCATGAAAACCTGTACCAGTCACAAGATATTGGTTTCATAAACTTCAGTAACTATGTGGAAAAGCTGTTGTATGATATTTTTAATTCCTACCGTGTGGATAAGGGATCCATCAACTTAAACACCCTGATTCAAAGTGTGGAAATGGGTATTGAAACTGCCATGCCATGTGGTCTCGTAATCAATGAACTGGCAACCAACAGCATTAAACACGCCTTTCCCGAGGGTAATGGTACTATAAAAGTTGAATTAAAATCCGATGGTAAATCTTACGTTCTAACTTTTGCTGATGATGGAATTGGTTTACCTCAAAACGTGAATCCTCAAAAATCTAAAAAACTGGGATTAATGGTTGTTAAAACATTGGTAAATCAATTAAACGGTGCAATGGAAATTGACAGGACCAACGGCACAAAATTCACCATTAAATTCCAGGAATTACCATATAAAGAGAGATTATAA
- the atwA gene encoding methyl coenzyme M reductase system, component A2, translated as MSFIEIKNITKTFNGVEVLKNLNISVEEGTILGILGKSGSGKSVLINMLRGMKDYRPDEGQIIYNIALCPECLAVEPPSKENQLCKCGGNFQREEVDFWSADRHVFASIRRRISIMLQRTFALYEDETVIDNVLKSIKGHDEEESTYMAIDLLDLAQMTHRITHIARDLSGGEKQRVVLARQLAKEPMIFLADEPTGTLDPTTAEFIHQALIEGIKGQGLSMVITSHWPEVMRDLSDEVIWLDNGEIIQKGDPETVVESFMEHVPQPKINKDFETGGPIIELQDVKKHYYSIDRGVVKAVDGVNLSVDEGEIYGVVGLSGAGKTTLSRLLYGLTDPSSGQIKVKLGDEWIDMTEKGPFGRGRVKPYLGILHQEYSLYPHRNVLGNLTEAISLELPAEFARIKALYVLNAVGFAEDYAEKILYKYHDELSGGERHRVALAQVLIKEPNIVILDEPTGTMDPITRVQVTDSIRKAREELNQTFLIISHDMDFVLDVCDQASIMRGGKILKTGLPSEVVEDLTSKEKNKMLKNTKT; from the coding sequence ATGTCTTTCATAGAAATAAAAAACATCACAAAAACATTCAATGGCGTTGAAGTCCTGAAGAACTTGAACATCAGTGTGGAAGAAGGAACAATATTGGGAATTTTGGGAAAGAGCGGTTCTGGAAAATCAGTTTTGATAAACATGCTCCGTGGAATGAAAGATTACAGGCCAGATGAGGGCCAGATAATTTATAACATTGCACTGTGTCCTGAATGTCTTGCTGTGGAACCACCATCAAAGGAAAACCAGCTCTGTAAATGTGGAGGCAATTTCCAGAGAGAGGAAGTGGATTTCTGGAGTGCAGATCGACATGTATTCGCATCTATCCGGCGTCGTATCTCCATAATGCTGCAGAGAACCTTTGCACTGTATGAAGATGAGACTGTGATTGATAATGTCCTAAAATCAATTAAAGGACATGATGAGGAAGAAAGCACCTACATGGCCATTGATCTCCTTGATCTGGCCCAGATGACCCATCGGATCACTCACATTGCACGTGATCTTAGTGGTGGGGAAAAACAGAGAGTGGTTCTGGCCCGTCAACTGGCCAAAGAACCCATGATTTTCCTGGCAGATGAACCAACTGGTACCCTGGATCCTACTACTGCCGAGTTTATACACCAGGCCCTTATTGAAGGTATAAAAGGTCAGGGTCTAAGCATGGTAATCACCTCCCACTGGCCAGAGGTAATGAGAGACCTCTCTGATGAGGTGATCTGGCTGGATAACGGTGAAATTATCCAGAAAGGAGATCCCGAAACTGTGGTGGAAAGCTTTATGGAACACGTCCCCCAACCCAAAATAAATAAAGACTTTGAAACTGGGGGCCCCATTATTGAGCTCCAAGATGTTAAAAAACATTACTACTCCATTGACCGGGGAGTGGTTAAAGCCGTGGACGGTGTTAACCTCAGTGTGGATGAAGGTGAGATATACGGAGTGGTGGGTCTTTCTGGAGCAGGCAAAACCACCTTATCAAGGCTGTTATACGGTCTCACTGATCCCAGCAGTGGCCAGATAAAGGTGAAACTGGGAGATGAATGGATCGACATGACTGAAAAAGGTCCTTTTGGCAGGGGACGGGTTAAACCATATCTGGGGATACTCCACCAGGAATACAGCCTGTACCCTCATCGTAATGTGCTGGGAAACCTGACTGAAGCAATTAGTCTAGAGTTACCCGCTGAATTTGCTAGAATAAAAGCACTTTACGTTTTAAACGCGGTTGGATTTGCTGAAGATTATGCTGAGAAGATTCTCTACAAATATCATGATGAGTTGAGTGGAGGGGAACGCCACAGGGTGGCCCTGGCTCAGGTACTCATTAAAGAACCCAACATCGTTATTCTGGACGAACCCACCGGTACCATGGACCCCATTACCCGAGTTCAGGTTACAGATTCCATTAGGAAAGCACGTGAAGAGCTTAATCAAACTTTCCTGATAATATCCCATGACATGGACTTTGTACTGGATGTTTGTGACCAGGCCTCTATTATGAGAGGTGGGAAAATCCTTAAAACAGGACTTCCATCAGAAGTTGTGGAAGACCTCACCAGTAAAGAGAAAAATAAGATGTTAAAAAATACTAAAACTTAA
- a CDS encoding DUF134 domain-containing protein — MARPRRFRRISEEPQIRCFKPEREDLDSFEPIEILIDEFEAIRLRDYHDIQQKRSAEIMGVSQPTFHRILTSARKKIANALINGNTIVITGIDRLIRYECNGCGFKWQHPRKEYKKCPDCGSANISTVEEEEYPPDSDESLMDRKSYGGRGLGAGPPLVCKCPNCGYESPKTRAVPCSNTKCPKCETPLCGNH; from the coding sequence ATGGCAAGGCCCCGGAGATTTAGAAGAATTTCAGAAGAACCTCAGATACGATGCTTCAAACCAGAAAGAGAAGATTTAGATTCTTTTGAACCTATTGAAATATTGATAGATGAATTTGAAGCAATCCGACTAAGAGACTATCATGATATTCAGCAGAAGAGATCTGCAGAAATAATGGGAGTTTCACAGCCCACATTTCATCGCATATTAACTTCCGCCCGGAAGAAGATAGCCAATGCGCTGATTAACGGAAATACAATCGTTATAACTGGTATAGACCGGTTAATACGTTATGAATGCAATGGTTGTGGGTTTAAATGGCAACACCCCCGTAAGGAATATAAAAAATGTCCCGATTGTGGATCTGCCAATATCAGCACCGTGGAAGAAGAAGAGTACCCTCCAGACTCTGATGAATCATTAATGGATAGAAAATCATATGGAGGCAGAGGGCTTGGTGCAGGGCCACCACTGGTTTGTAAATGTCCAAATTGTGGTTATGAATCTCCAAAAACAAGAGCGGTGCCCTGTAGCAATACTAAATGTCCTAAATGTGAAACTCCCCTCTGTGGGAACCATTAA
- a CDS encoding ABC transporter permease yields MAELEGIYTIWLRENKRFLRYRSRILTSVVTPLLWLLIFGTGLGSAIRFGNMAGGYQAFIFPGIIAQTILFTSVFSGLSVIQDRQFGFLKEILVAPISRPSIVLGKAIGISTTALIQGIILLFLSFVVSVPMNITILLGSIGVIILIALGLSGMGLLIASFTDSMEGFNLIMSFIVMPIFLLSGALFPITGLPSWLQAAVYVNPLTYGVDALRGIILHQSVLPIYVDVIVVAIFAVLMILISALIFSKKEQSLM; encoded by the coding sequence ATGGCAGAACTGGAAGGAATTTACACCATCTGGCTCAGGGAGAACAAACGATTCCTCCGTTACCGGTCACGAATATTAACTTCAGTGGTAACTCCGCTTCTATGGCTTCTCATATTCGGAACCGGGCTGGGTTCAGCCATAAGATTCGGTAACATGGCAGGAGGTTACCAGGCTTTCATATTCCCGGGAATCATTGCCCAGACCATCCTGTTCACTTCTGTATTTTCAGGACTTTCCGTGATACAGGATCGGCAGTTTGGATTCTTAAAGGAGATTCTGGTGGCTCCCATATCTCGTCCTTCTATCGTCCTAGGGAAAGCCATTGGAATAAGCACCACTGCCCTTATTCAGGGGATAATACTGCTTTTCCTCTCATTTGTGGTGAGTGTCCCCATGAATATCACCATTCTCCTGGGATCAATAGGGGTTATAATCCTCATAGCCCTGGGCCTCTCAGGCATGGGTCTGTTGATAGCATCATTCACTGACAGTATGGAAGGGTTCAACCTTATTATGAGTTTCATTGTGATGCCAATATTCCTTTTAAGTGGGGCTCTATTCCCCATAACCGGACTTCCCAGCTGGCTACAAGCAGCAGTCTACGTTAACCCCCTAACATATGGAGTGGATGCCCTGAGAGGTATAATTCTGCACCAATCAGTACTACCTATCTATGTGGATGTCATTGTGGTGGCTATTTTCGCAGTCCTGATGATCTTAATATCCGCACTCATTTTCAGTAAAAAAGAGCAGAGTTTGATGTAG
- a CDS encoding MBL fold metallo-hydrolase, translated as MIVKQIKSEGIAHHSYFIGASGRAVVVDPRRDVDVYLRLAESSGLNITYIFETHRNEDYVIGSLELADATGAGIFHGKNLDFSYGTPVSEGDKFQWGNVELEVLETPGHTPESISLVLRDLSVSKDAQMVFTGDVLFAGETGRIDLYGTDKQREMGGLLHDSIFNKILPLGDQTVLCPAHGAGSVCGADIREQDYTTIGYEKKTNPQLQCTIKEEFIGMKVDEKLYTPPYFKKMEFYNQNGAPVLGRLPYLEPIPPKILKKMKNNGACILDVRKPTSFAGGHVPGSLNIWREGVPAFAGWFLNYEDPIIVVDDHDYGLEEIRQTLIRLGFDNIHGYLAGGFPSWYLHAEEIDTINLWSVHQLKEKLNGDFFLMDVRKIDDRREGYIEGSHHIYVGEVPGMIGEIPRNLPVVVYCDSGYKSTTACSYLQKNGYTNLTSILGSMTAWKKAGYPVVND; from the coding sequence ATGATAGTTAAACAGATCAAATCAGAGGGAATAGCCCATCATTCTTATTTTATTGGGGCTAGTGGCCGGGCGGTTGTTGTTGATCCTCGTCGGGATGTGGATGTTTATCTGCGTCTAGCAGAATCATCTGGACTGAATATAACCTATATCTTTGAAACCCATCGTAATGAGGACTATGTTATTGGTTCGTTGGAGCTGGCAGATGCCACTGGCGCGGGAATATTCCATGGTAAAAATCTGGACTTTTCCTACGGAACCCCGGTAAGTGAAGGGGATAAATTCCAGTGGGGAAACGTGGAATTGGAAGTCTTGGAAACACCGGGACACACACCAGAAAGTATATCTCTGGTTTTAAGGGATCTGAGTGTTTCCAAAGATGCGCAGATGGTATTCACCGGGGATGTGCTGTTCGCCGGGGAAACTGGTCGCATTGACCTCTACGGAACTGATAAACAGAGGGAAATGGGAGGATTACTTCATGATAGTATTTTTAACAAGATCCTGCCACTGGGTGATCAGACTGTTTTATGCCCGGCCCATGGTGCTGGTTCAGTTTGTGGGGCGGATATACGTGAACAGGACTACACCACCATTGGTTATGAGAAGAAAACCAACCCACAACTACAGTGCACCATTAAAGAAGAATTCATCGGGATGAAAGTGGATGAAAAACTTTACACACCACCGTACTTCAAGAAGATGGAGTTTTACAACCAAAATGGAGCCCCTGTACTGGGCAGACTTCCTTATCTGGAACCTATACCACCTAAAATCCTGAAAAAAATGAAGAATAATGGAGCGTGCATCCTGGATGTCCGGAAGCCCACCAGCTTCGCCGGGGGCCATGTACCCGGCAGTTTGAACATCTGGAGAGAGGGTGTTCCTGCCTTCGCTGGCTGGTTTTTAAACTATGAAGATCCCATTATTGTGGTTGATGATCATGATTATGGTCTGGAGGAAATCCGCCAGACACTCATCAGACTGGGCTTTGATAACATTCATGGTTATCTTGCTGGTGGTTTCCCCAGCTGGTATCTCCACGCAGAGGAAATAGACACCATAAATCTGTGGAGTGTGCACCAGTTAAAAGAAAAGTTAAATGGAGATTTTTTTCTCATGGATGTGCGCAAAATAGATGATCGAAGGGAAGGTTACATTGAAGGATCACATCACATCTACGTGGGAGAAGTGCCAGGAATGATAGGAGAAATACCCCGTAACCTTCCGGTGGTTGTGTACTGTGATTCTGGTTATAAATCCACCACTGCATGCAGTTATCTACAGAAAAATGGTTACACTAACTTGACCAGTATTCTGGGTAGTATGACTGCATGGAAAAAGGCAGGTTACCCCGTGGTGAATGATTGA
- a CDS encoding ATP-binding cassette domain-containing protein — protein MEYIIETHDISKKYDDFTAVNGVNLKVPKNSVYGVLGPNGAGKTTLISMLCTILHPTSGSATVNGYDVSKHPKEVRESIGIVFQSRALDDILTGREHLEMHASLYGVPKDVREERIEEILDLIALGPKADEFVKTYSGGMKRRLEIGRGLIHRPKVLFLDEPTLGLDPQTRESIWEYIQELNQNQDVSVLMTTHYMEEADKLCDEIAIINQGQIITADSPKNLKRELKADTITMQVDNLEEFVKKVETLDFVKETYVMDSEIKLMVERGENLVAELVNFANKNNIFVYSIELEHPNLEDVFLKYTGRTIQGEG, from the coding sequence ATGGAATACATTATCGAAACCCATGATATATCCAAAAAATATGATGATTTCACCGCAGTTAATGGTGTGAATCTTAAAGTGCCTAAAAATAGTGTTTATGGAGTTTTAGGACCTAACGGGGCGGGTAAAACCACATTAATTTCTATGCTGTGCACCATTTTGCATCCCACCAGTGGATCGGCCACAGTTAATGGTTATGATGTCAGTAAACACCCCAAAGAGGTTCGGGAATCTATTGGTATTGTTTTTCAATCCCGGGCATTGGATGACATCCTCACTGGTCGTGAACACCTGGAGATGCATGCTTCACTCTACGGAGTTCCCAAGGATGTGAGGGAAGAACGTATAGAAGAGATTCTGGATCTGATTGCCCTAGGTCCCAAGGCAGATGAATTCGTTAAAACCTATTCTGGGGGTATGAAACGCAGACTGGAAATAGGTAGGGGTCTGATACACCGTCCCAAGGTTCTTTTCCTGGATGAACCTACCCTGGGATTGGACCCACAGACCAGGGAGAGTATATGGGAATATATTCAGGAATTGAATCAGAACCAGGATGTTTCGGTGCTGATGACCACCCATTACATGGAAGAAGCTGATAAACTGTGTGATGAGATAGCAATAATCAACCAGGGTCAGATAATAACTGCAGACTCACCAAAAAACCTGAAAAGGGAGTTAAAGGCAGACACAATCACCATGCAAGTGGATAATCTTGAAGAATTCGTCAAAAAGGTGGAAACACTGGACTTTGTCAAGGAGACATATGTGATGGATTCCGAGATTAAGTTAATGGTGGAACGTGGTGAGAATCTGGTGGCGGAGCTGGTGAATTTTGCCAATAAAAATAACATCTTTGTCTACTCCATAGAACTGGAGCACCCCAACCTGGAGGATGTGTTCCTTAAATACACCGGTAGAACCATTCAGGGGGAGGGATAA
- a CDS encoding LRR adjacent: MYFLHTGGDLIRETIKIKKINIILLGLILLVGIVIALSWATETSQKEIINNGTFEDQYIKFSYPTSLVAVQYTFENYTIVDFFNSNDTSNFDNYVGNIRFSTSNLTNLKKVYNEGSLGEYNGYRTWEGTDANGPYIYILLSSADAPVKSLQMDFKSEYKQAYKEILSTLKIKKIPT, from the coding sequence TTGTATTTTCTCCATACTGGAGGCGATTTAATTAGAGAAACCATCAAGATTAAAAAAATTAATATCATATTATTAGGATTGATTCTACTTGTAGGAATTGTGATAGCATTATCATGGGCCACTGAAACTTCCCAGAAGGAAATAATTAATAATGGAACTTTTGAAGACCAGTATATAAAATTTAGTTATCCCACTTCGCTGGTAGCAGTGCAATACACATTTGAAAATTACACCATCGTGGATTTTTTTAACTCCAATGATACTTCCAATTTTGACAACTATGTTGGGAATATCCGTTTTTCCACCAGTAACTTGACAAATCTAAAAAAAGTTTATAATGAAGGTTCTCTTGGGGAATACAATGGGTACCGTACATGGGAAGGTACTGATGCCAATGGGCCCTACATTTATATCCTGTTATCCTCTGCAGATGCCCCGGTTAAGTCGTTGCAGATGGATTTTAAATCAGAATATAAACAGGCCTACAAAGAGATCCTGAGCACACTTAAAATAAAGAAAATTCCTACCTAA
- a CDS encoding pyridoxamine 5'-phosphate oxidase family protein codes for MNILKIPSMKKKEYDAFIAQEFVSRIAFKGDYPYIAPFLYVFDGQFIYFLSTKYGKKVELLHTNPQVAVEIENYSSNMSEYRFVTLQGRINEVDERSEKLKARQMFVDMIKKNNLSPNVLAALGHSPEDPLESLLEEERSTVWKLVDVKGIVALKSS; via the coding sequence TTGAACATTCTGAAAATCCCTTCTATGAAGAAAAAAGAGTACGATGCATTCATTGCTCAGGAGTTTGTGAGTAGAATTGCTTTTAAAGGGGATTACCCATATATTGCCCCATTTTTATATGTTTTTGATGGGCAGTTTATTTACTTCCTCAGTACCAAGTATGGTAAAAAAGTAGAACTCTTGCATACCAATCCTCAAGTTGCAGTGGAGATCGAAAATTACAGTAGTAATATGTCAGAGTATCGTTTTGTGACACTGCAGGGTCGTATAAATGAAGTGGATGAAAGAAGTGAAAAACTGAAAGCCAGGCAGATGTTCGTGGACATGATCAAGAAAAATAATCTCTCCCCCAATGTACTGGCTGCCCTGGGACACTCACCTGAAGACCCACTGGAATCCCTCCTGGAAGAAGAACGATCAACAGTATGGAAATTGGTGGATGTCAAGGGAATTGTGGCCCTTAAAAGTTCATGA